One window of the Microtus ochrogaster isolate Prairie Vole_2 unplaced genomic scaffold, MicOch1.0 UNK5, whole genome shotgun sequence genome contains the following:
- the Fgfbp1 gene encoding fibroblast growth factor-binding protein 1, translating into MRIHSLLLLSFLLLAAQVLSERVRKGAKNAPHNTTEEGASAPSGKAQDKQRSRTSKSMTRGKFLTKDHATCRWAVTEEELGISLKVQCTQEDREFSCVFAGDPAGCLEHDKDQIYWKQIARTLRKQKNICGNAKNVLKTRVCRKKFPESNLKLVNPSAPGNMKPRKEKAEVSPREHNKVQEVSSMGPNKVQEDLVPSPAVTQTVAIRDPECLEDPDVLNQKKVALEFCGESWRSICTFFLNMLQASSC; encoded by the coding sequence ATGAGAATCCAcagcctcctcctgctctccttccttctcctggctGCTCAGGTGCTCTCAGAAAGGGTCAGAAAGGGAGCCAAGAATGCCCCACACAACACAACAGAGGAGGGTGCATCTGCCCCCTCGGGCAAGGCCCAGGATAAGCAGAGAAGCAGGACATCCAAATCCATGACCCGCGGCAAGTTCCTCACCAAAGACCACGCCACCTGCAGGTGGGCTGTGACTGAGGAGGAGCTGGGCATCAGCCTGAAGGTCCAGTGCACTCAAGAAGATCGagagttttcttgtgtttttgcgGGTGATCCAGCCGGCTGTCTTGAACATGACAAAGACCAGATCTACTGGAAGCAAATTGCCCGCACCCTGCGCAAACAGAAGAATATCTGTGGGAACGCCAAGAATGTCCTGAAGACACGAGTGTGCAGAAAGAAGTTTCCAGAGTCTAACCTCAAACTGGTAAACCCCAGTGCACCCGGGAACATGAAgcccaggaaggagaaagcagaggtctCCCCAAGGGAACACAATAAGGTTCAAGAAGTTTCCTCCATGGGGCCAAACAAGGTCCAAGAGGACCTCGTGCCCAGTCCAGCTGTGACCCAGACGGTGGCCATCAGAGATCCGGAGTGCCTAGAGGACCCAGATGTGCTCAACCAGAAGAAGGTCGCCCTGGAATTCTGTGGGGAGTCTTGGCGCTCCATCTGCACCTTCTTCCTCAACATGTTACAGGCCTCGTCGTGCTAG